The genomic interval GTCTAAGTTCATGAAATAGCATCCAGCATTGTCGACGGAACCGTATTGAATGGTGCTTGGGCGCCAATTACCATTGTCAATACTGCATTCAAAGCCCTTTATTCCAACTAGATCCGACCCGGTAAATTGGAATCCAATATCATCAGAAATTGTAAAATCATTATTAATAATCAGGCCCATCCAATCAGTCTTGACTACCCCTATTTCCGAGGTAGGAGGAGTTGTATCATGGACTAATACTTCAAATGATTCAACTGCCTCATTTCCATTACTATCTACTGCCGTACATTCAACAGTTGTAGTACCCAAAGCAAATTCAGTATCCGAGCTAGGTAAACATTTTACCACAACAGGTGCTCCAGTAGAATTAGTTGCTGTTACAACAAACCGAACCTCTGCTCCCTGCGGACCAGTTGCTTCTGCTACAACGGGGTCGTCTGGCACAGTTATTTCAGGTGGAAATTCCTCGTTAGATTCCGTAGTCGCTTGAACATTCATCATAGTTATTGGACCAATGCTTAATGGCATAGATAATACCAAAATTAAAAGTAAAAAAGTTGTAAAAAGTCTACTCAATGATAATGACAAAAATATGAAAGTATTTAAAATTTTTATTTAAAATAAATTTAGCAAGGATCGAATCTGGATAAAATTTAGGCATCACTCAGAATTATTTTCGTGATTTCATAGTTTATTAGAACTAAAGGCTATAGATTAATGCTTTAGCAACGAGCAATAAATTTTTGAATTCTATCAGACTGATTGATCAAATATATGATTTTATCAGCAAGCAGATATTTTTTGTGACAGATAGCGTGTCCATAAACGAACTAAACAAAGTGAAAGAAAATCTACCTATGTAGTGGTATCCATGAATCCAATTAGTATTTCTTCATCCAATAATAGAGCCTGTAACAAATCTGATAAATGTAAGGTAAGATGGGCTTGGCACACAGACAAACAGACCTAAACGAATCAATATTTGAAGATAAGTCAGAATTAGGTAATGTCGTATTTGACGAGACATACTATTATTACAAAAAGCGGAGATTTAAAGAGAGCAAGTATGATTGATTTACAAAAATAAGGCAAACCTTTTGTTTACGCTATCTAAACCCCATCCGACTCTTCTCCGTCTCTATTCTACTAGTCCAAATTTCATCCGACTCTTCTCCGTCTCTATTCTACTAGTCCAAATTTCATCCGACTCTTCTCAAACCACATTTAATCTCGCATCCAAACCTGTCAAAATTTCATCCCTTTCGAATTTATGCGTAATTGTCTGTCATGGCTATTGGAAAAAAGTTTATTTTCTTTATAAATACAGACCAGTATATAAGTTTGTACAATTTTGGGAAGAAGAATTCCAACTGTAATTAAAATCAGGGTTCTTGAACAGTGGCTTTTTGGCATACCAAGTAACGCAATTGCTCTCTATGAAGGGATAGGCTGTGGTAGTGTATTTAGAATCATCGAATCAGCCAAATCCAAAATTCCAGACTTGGATGTGTTAAGAGCAGTTGCTGTAAAAATAAAACAAGATAACTTGAGTCTAAAAGACGTGGCATTAGGTATTCGGATAAAAAATTTTTTAGAACACATGGGATCTTCAGAGATAGAGATGGAAAGATTACTTGAGGACATAGATATACATTCATTCAAAACAAACCAACCATTTTCAAATTTTCTTGAAGAAATACATGAAATTCATAGATTCGCCTCACAACTTGGAATTTCTATCCACAGAGTCCATGAGTATATAGAAGTTAAGAAAAAAGAATTACAAACTTTGCAAACTGAATTAGACAATATAAAATCATCAATACTGAGGAAAAGGATTGAATATCATGGATTACAATAAAAGCATATTCATACGTGAAGAGTTCTGTTTGGATGTATCCCTCATAGTAGTGATTATTCATAATGGTAAGCTAAATGTATTGTAGTGTCACACCTATACAAGCAAATTCTTATTGCTGTGCTGATGGGTGTATATCTCATAACTTAGGACTGTAAATGAGGATAATAGAATCTAACAAAAGATTCATTTAGCATTATTTTATTAAGGAAACTCTTTTAGTAAGATTATTTCAGAATCAGATTAAACAATCCAATTATATAATAAATTAGTAAGATTTGCATGGATAAAAAAATAAAATTGTCAATCATGTCAATATTTGTTGCAGCAGCCTTGTTAGGTTCCATAGTTGCAATAAGCAGCACTATCGATAACAAAGCATTTGCAGGTGGTGACAATCACCATGATAAGAAGAAGAAGAAATCAAATGAATCCGTTCAAGGAATAGGTCAAGACACAGAAACACTCCAAGCATCAAGCTGTGGTTCTGGTAACGATACACTAGCATCATGTAACAACGTTGCATTGTCATTTAACTTAAATGACGGTAACAACGCAGCAGGTCAACAATAAGACCTCTTTTTTTTCTATTTTCTTCAAACTATTGATATGTTCTATCGTAACTTAAAATTTAATATTTCCTAAAATTAAGTATCCTATCAAAACCTTTTTACGATTTTTTTAAATCAGTCTCACAAAAAGTAAGAAATGTTTCTGTTTAATGCGAGGTCATCTTCAACTTTTTTAACGTATTTGATGCTTATATTTATCAGAAGATTATTCCAGAATTTGGTATTCGTCGAGTCGAACATAATCTAGCACTGAAAGCATAAAACGTGAAAGTCTTCAATATTTCATAAATCAATTTGATGTATTAGTATTGTGTGAATAGCAAAGGCAATCAACATGTCAAATTATACATGTTACTCTTATTGATATTCTTAAGCTTCTACAGTACGGGATCAATAAGAAATGCTAATGCCTTTGAAATCGGTATCCCTGAAATTCCATTTTTAAATTTTAATTTTGATAATAATGATAATTCCAATAATGAGGACAATTTATCTGATAATGAATTGGAGGATAGCTCAAACATCGATTCTAGCGACACTACAGACCAAAATAGCCAAGAGGATTCGTCATCTAATGTTAATTTGGATAAATCAATTTTTGATTCAGACTTAAATAGCAATATTCAATTGTACGACTCACTCCCTTTTCCTTCAAATACATTTAGCAATGCTATTCTTGGTCAGACAGATGAAGGTGATGAAGAAGATGGAATCTATAGTGAGCGAGAATTCAACCAGATTTCGTCCTATATACCTAACAGTTTACCTTTAATTTCAGATTACACTGATTTTCCTTCAACATTTTTTTCAGATCCAAACGTCGAAGTAGGCAATACAATTCCAAATCAATATATCGTTGTAATGAAGGACGATGACTCGGGAATATCTGAATTTCTCTCATCTATTACTGAGAAAGTGGAATTTCAAGGAGTAGAACTGCTTCAAGTATATGAAAATGTTTTAAATGGTTTAGCAATAAAGGTGCCAAATGAGCAGGTTATAGAAGCGATAAAAAGACTTCCTATGGTAGAATATGTGGAAAATGATGTTATGGCGCAGGCATTTGCTCAAAATCTGCCAACAGGTATAAACAGGATTGACGGAGACTTGAGTTCTACTGAATCAGGAAATGGAAAAGGAAATGTAGACTTGGATATAGCAATTTTGGATTCTGGAATAGACCTCAAGCATTCTGACTTGAATGTTTACCATCAAAAATCGTTTGTAACCAGTAGTACAGGATTGTCTGCAATATTTGGTGCGAGAACTACTACGGCAAATGATGATAATGGTCATGGAACACATGTTGCTGGGATAGCGGCAGCCAAAGACAATACGATTGGTTCCGTAGGAGTTGCTCCAGGAGCTAAACTATGGGCGATCAAAGTATTAGATAGCAAAGGGACAGGTCCACTGTCGACCATAATTAAGGGAATCGATTATGTTACTCAATACGCAGGCCAGATTGAGGTTGCAAATTTGAGTCTTGGATGCGAATGCAAATCCTCGGCATTTGACACTGCAATAAATAATGCAGTCAAGTCTGGTATAGTATTTGTTGTCGCCGCTGGAAATGCAGGAAAAGACGCTCAGAATACTTCACCTGCCAATAATCCAAATGTTATTTCGGTCTCTGCAATTGCAGACAGCGACGGTAAATGTGGATCAAAGGGAACAAACACCGGGTATGGAAATGATGATAGTTTGGCCAGCTTCAGTAACTATGGTTCAGTCGTAGATATTGCAGCACCAGGTGCAAAAATATACTCAACATACAAGGGTAATACATTTGCAACTATGAGTGGGACTAGCATGGCTTCCCCACATGTAGCAGGAGCGGCAGCACTATACTTGGCCAATAATCCTGATGCCTCGCCTTCTGCAGTCCGCAATGGCTTGCTCTTGCAAGGATCTTCTCTTGGGGTTACATGTGATGGTAACGGATACGGATATTTTACAGGAGATAAAGATCAATCCAAAGAACCACTCCTTTATGTTAGAAACTACTAATTTATTTAGTAGTAACCTGAATTTATAGTAAAACCCAATCGTATTTTCATAAAAGTAAATGGAATGTCAGGCATTCATTTCAGGACAATTAAATGAGGATGGTTTGCGAAATTAGTCTTTTATCTTTTTTAGGGGCAGCTCTGAATACATGCATGTCCTGGCGGACAAGGAGGCATGACACAGTTTGCTTGTTGGTCATTGTCACCAATCGTTGTTGAGTTTGAATCATTGAAATAAGTATCGCTTGTATTTTGATTTGGAGGGGTAATATCTCCAATTTCAAAGGGTAATGAATCACTTTGGCCATAAGCCAAGATCTTTATAGTTTGAAGTTGAAGGGTTGCAATCACAACTAATAGGCCTAAACAGCACACAGTGAGAATGTTTTTTTTGGTCTTAGGTAGCATATCTACAGTACTTATGTTTAGTATAAAAATTTAAAATCGGATAACTACAATGTCCACGGCTTTAAGCTAATTAATAATTCGTTAGGAATACTATCTTTCCATTTTTTCAAAAATTCTATATCTTTCTTTTTGTCTCTAAGTTCATCAGGCAAAATAATTGGAATCTCTTCGGTTATAGGATAAAATCTCTGACAACTCTTGCAAAGAAGCAGCCCTTCCTCCACAATTTCATTCTGGTCTAAAGACTCTTTTTTGTCTAACATGGCAGTGTCACTTTTATTGGCAGTTGCAGAAAAAACTGATTCTGCCGCTTCTGGTGTATTCGCAATGGTTCCTGACTTCTCGGTTCTGCCTGCTTTGAGTTGTGATTCAGAAGTCAATTGAAATGCAAGTAACTCTAGTGATGTGATTTTGTCAAAAGGACAAACAAGAATATCTAAAAGGTTTTTATTCATAGCACTAGTTCTTTGGGAAAGCATTTATCTTTTATCTGACAAGTATACCTTATTTGCAGCCAGCCACAAAGTAATCTAATAATAAGATATTTTCCTTGTCAAGGAGGAGGCTATGTATTCTGAAAGTTCAAAAAACTCAATCCTTTTATTCATGACGCTTTCGTAACAACACTTATCCAATTTGGCAATCTAAAATTATGGCTAGCTTATAAACAACCATTTTTGATCGACATTGTAAATCGATTTACCTGATTAACATCACGCAGTTTTTGGTAGAAATGTTCAAATCCCTATACCTTATTTCAGAAAATTTAAATCATTGTTGCTTTTTTGTTGTCAATTTTTGTGTTTGTGTAATTTTAGAGCAATGTAATATTCATATACTATTATGGTACAATACAACTACCTCATCCTTAGGTTACAGTTGATACCTTCGTCTTCTTGTCTTCTAACTAGGGCAGTTTATTTTGATTTATTCTTATATGTATATAGGGCTTGACGGTTTTATTCTTTTTTGGTCATCTAGTTTGACTGCAGTATTTGTTATTTAAGACGTCAAAACCACTCCTTGCCCCCTTTATGAACATCCCCGCCTTGCTAGCTGCAGACAATACCCTTTTTGAACATTAAACCAGATGATAGGCGACTTGACATATTCATCGGAATTATTGTACATGTATCCGTATCCATTTCAATTTGAGCCTAGCAAAATTCTACTGGCGCGTAGGCTTATTTAGCTGGAGAAGCAGTATTTAGCCAAGGGTTTAGTTTAATCTAGTGAAACTTTGTTTAAATTATCTAAAAATACCTTTTGAGTACATGCCAAAATATATGGAAGAGCGTCAATTTTTTTCTGTGGCCTACAATGCACCTTGATTGAAGACAAGTACAATTAGAGTTGGCGGCAATTTGCTCGCACTTCTCAAGAACACGAATCCCCTGACAAATAGGTAGCAGCACGATTATTTTTCATCTGTTGTTGTTATCATTCTCACCTATGTAAAATATCACTGGTAAGGTTACAGTTATCTTATTTTTTTGTGGTATTATCTGGGTAGATGGAGATGGTGTTTTTTCTGCTGCAGCATCGCCAGCATAATTATCGTAGAAGTAACTGGGAGGTGAATATCCAACTCCAGAACTAATATCTATTTTTTTAACTCCAGCAATAGTAAAGTTGCCTTCAATTGCCAATAACTGAGCTTTTTGTTTAGCGTCCCTGAAGGCTTCTTTGAGAAGCTCCAAACTATTTTTGTCTAAAGTTTCTTTGGATATAACAAAGTCAATATTTTCCACTCTGTTTGCACCATTATTAACTGCCAGATCAATAAACTGAGAAATATTGGCATTTGCTGAAGTTTTAAGCTCTATTTTATTTAGAGCTGTATAGGAGACTATTCTATCATAATTGCTGTTCTCATAATCATAATTTGGAGTTATCTGAAAATTAGAGGTGGTTATATTATCATCTGTAAGGCCTGCTTGTTTTAAGACATCTATCATGGTGTTCATCTTGTCCGCATTATTTTTCCTCGCTGTATTTGCATTTGCGTTTGTATTCTCTACGGCCAACGAAATTCTGGATTCATCAGAAGGGATTTCTTTTTCAGCACTTCCGACAGTTGAGATTGAAGGCTTTTCCTCTTGGATTACAATGTTTTGGCCACTAACACTTGAAGGATTGATGCTCACCATGGATATAGTAAGCATGACAAAAATTGTCAAAATTACGGATAATTTCTTTTCATAACTCATAAAAAATCAAGAGATCAAACTTATTTAAGATTTATTATTTTTATATTTAAAATCAAAAAAATTCAAATGATTTAATAAAAAGTTATAATAATACGTTTTTTAGATAGAGAAGTGGAAAATGTAGAAAAAAAACCACCTAGAGGGATCCTGATAGTCTCAATTGTAACAGTCATCAGCGGAGCACTATTAATAATAATGGGAATTTATGCATTTAATCTGTTACTACCATTAGGTTTTAATTATTTGATGGGTCCGGCATTCTTGATGATTTTAGGTGCGACCTCTCTTCTAGCAGCATATGGACTTTATAGAGGAAAGCCCTGGTCATGGCGATTATTGTTGATCTTATCAGGCTTTGGCGCGGCAGGATATTTGATGAACGTTGCAAATGGTCAATTTATTTCTGTGTTGGGGGTAGTTTATAATGCTGGAATCATTTGGTATTTGTACAGACCGCATATTAGGAAATACTATCGTACTACGTTCCGACGACTAAGATAGTAAATTTATTTGAAGAAAGTAATATAATAGAAGCAAGAATTTTTCTTCTTTTTTCTCTAGATCAAAGAATAAGTTTATTATTTCAACTAATTCTATTCGTGACTAACAATCAAATACATTGAATCCCAATTAACCAATTTGATAAGATTATTGGTTAATACTGTTAGAGGATTATGATGTAGATTTGAATTAACCAATAGATAGAAATCTATGCATTGATGATTATCATATTTATAACGATCGAATCTTTTGTAATAATTCAATACCAAAATTCGTTAGTAATGATGAATATATTCTTGGGTGATGTAAAATCGAAGGTTTTCTCATTGTCATGCGAGTTTGCCAAGTCAAACAAGGTTATGGAATTTATTGAATTTGATTTAGGGATCAGATGCTCAAATACGATGGTATAAACTATGTCTGATTTAGTTGTGTTGAATCAAATTTCAACAATTAATTCTGGGTATCCTTTGGTAGTAGAGGTTTAAATGGTCAAATCAATTTAAGGGGAATGGTGCAAGCATGAATTATGAGTTATTATGTAAAGTCTATTATAGAGTAAGAAGTTTGCAACAGCACTGAAATATATTGTTATTGACAATTTTGTAGATTCATGGTAGACTTATTGAAAGTATTCCATACTTGAGAACCGTTAAGTTCATGTTTTGTGAATCAGAATAAACTGCATTTCAAAAGGGAGAGTGATTGAAATACATAATCCAATGAACACGTGCTTAAAAATACTTTTATAACTTCATCCTCCTCCGTACTAAAAGTATTAATCGATTATTGACAATGCTAGACAGTTTTATTTAATTGCAGTCAAGAGTTAAATTTTCCTTCACCTTTATTAGTTATTATTAATTTCTGAATCTTGACCACGCTTCATGAAATATTATATCTAAAGAAATCCTCTTTAATAGGTCTGAAGTCTTTATCCTAAGA from Candidatus Nitrosocosmicus hydrocola carries:
- a CDS encoding S8 family peptidase, which encodes MNSKGNQHVKLYMLLLLIFLSFYSTGSIRNANAFEIGIPEIPFLNFNFDNNDNSNNEDNLSDNELEDSSNIDSSDTTDQNSQEDSSSNVNLDKSIFDSDLNSNIQLYDSLPFPSNTFSNAILGQTDEGDEEDGIYSEREFNQISSYIPNSLPLISDYTDFPSTFFSDPNVEVGNTIPNQYIVVMKDDDSGISEFLSSITEKVEFQGVELLQVYENVLNGLAIKVPNEQVIEAIKRLPMVEYVENDVMAQAFAQNLPTGINRIDGDLSSTESGNGKGNVDLDIAILDSGIDLKHSDLNVYHQKSFVTSSTGLSAIFGARTTTANDDNGHGTHVAGIAAAKDNTIGSVGVAPGAKLWAIKVLDSKGTGPLSTIIKGIDYVTQYAGQIEVANLSLGCECKSSAFDTAINNAVKSGIVFVVAAGNAGKDAQNTSPANNPNVISVSAIADSDGKCGSKGTNTGYGNDDSLASFSNYGSVVDIAAPGAKIYSTYKGNTFATMSGTSMASPHVAGAAALYLANNPDASPSAVRNGLLLQGSSLGVTCDGNGYGYFTGDKDQSKEPLLYVRNY
- a CDS encoding Trm112 family protein, which codes for MNKNLLDILVCPFDKITSLELLAFQLTSESQLKAGRTEKSGTIANTPEAAESVFSATANKSDTAMLDKKESLDQNEIVEEGLLLCKSCQRFYPITEEIPIILPDELRDKKKDIEFLKKWKDSIPNELLISLKPWTL
- a CDS encoding SIMPL domain-containing protein, translating into MSYEKKLSVILTIFVMLTISMVSINPSSVSGQNIVIQEEKPSISTVGSAEKEIPSDESRISLAVENTNANANTARKNNADKMNTMIDVLKQAGLTDDNITTSNFQITPNYDYENSNYDRIVSYTALNKIELKTSANANISQFIDLAVNNGANRVENIDFVISKETLDKNSLELLKEAFRDAKQKAQLLAIEGNFTIAGVKKIDISSGVGYSPPSYFYDNYAGDAAAEKTPSPSTQIIPQKNKITVTLPVIFYIGENDNNNR